In Iodobacter fluviatilis, one DNA window encodes the following:
- a CDS encoding FMN-dependent NADH-azoreductase — MPTLLHLDSSARSGFSGEDLHGSHTRRLSARFAKQWLNQHPHGRVIYRDLGAAPPAFITGQWIHAAFTPVEAREAWMRDVLAESDLLISELLAADVIVAGVPMYNFGPPAQFKAYIDNIVRVGVTFGFDRTRKGQPYWPMLTGQAKRLVLLSARGDFGYDSGGRLAASNHVEAAVKTAFAYIGITHTEGVAVEYDEFADDRLAQSLRRAEDVVDGLARQKAGAEALFLG; from the coding sequence ATGCCGACCTTATTACACCTTGATTCAAGTGCACGCAGTGGTTTTTCTGGGGAAGATCTTCATGGATCGCACACTCGCCGCCTGAGCGCTCGTTTTGCGAAGCAATGGCTAAACCAGCATCCCCATGGGCGAGTGATTTACCGTGATTTGGGTGCTGCGCCGCCTGCGTTTATTACCGGGCAATGGATCCATGCTGCGTTTACGCCCGTGGAAGCTCGTGAGGCGTGGATGAGAGATGTGCTGGCTGAAAGCGATCTATTGATCAGTGAGTTACTCGCTGCTGATGTCATTGTTGCGGGCGTGCCGATGTATAACTTTGGGCCGCCTGCGCAATTTAAGGCATATATCGACAATATTGTACGGGTGGGTGTGACTTTTGGTTTTGATCGCACTCGCAAAGGCCAGCCTTACTGGCCCATGCTGACCGGGCAAGCTAAGCGGCTGGTGTTGTTATCTGCCCGTGGTGATTTTGGTTACGATTCAGGCGGGCGGTTAGCAGCAAGTAACCATGTGGAGGCCGCTGTGAAAACAGCATTTGCATATATCGGCATTACCCACACAGAGGGCGTGGCGGTTGAATATGATGAATTTGCTGACGATCGTTTGGCACAATCGCTCAGGCGGGCAGAGGATGTAGTGGACGGTTTAGCACGGCAAAAGGCCGGGGCGGAGGCTTTGTTTTTAGGTTGA
- a CDS encoding DUF4349 domain-containing protein, with protein MQIKPFCLCLAIVLLCACGKKEEMGDMPAEASTAGSAANSAPVSSKEQLSSSANTYSDSTRQFIRTADAKFQVKDVYKSALIIEDITAQLGGFVEKNAIKSEIAQIHFEAIGDNKKLKLTEYTVNGALIIRVPSEKTQDFLRQIAGQITFLNERTFLAQDAQFELLKQRLGVRRNQETQSQMGKAAKNSGNAEDKAIAIDAQDSSKQARDNAIILEKEFADQVAFSKITLFLDQPSQINQTEVSDTEAIIKQARPNFFYRMGKAIQSGWYSGLDASIELMKIWPLWLVIAAIALLIRKFRKTKKVSEIKSEHETKISDVE; from the coding sequence TTGCAGATCAAACCATTCTGTCTTTGCCTTGCTATTGTCCTGCTTTGTGCCTGCGGTAAAAAAGAAGAAATGGGCGACATGCCTGCCGAAGCAAGCACTGCCGGCTCAGCGGCAAATAGCGCCCCAGTCAGCAGCAAAGAACAGCTTAGCTCCAGCGCCAACACCTATAGCGATAGTACCCGCCAGTTTATCCGCACGGCCGATGCTAAGTTTCAAGTGAAAGATGTATATAAATCTGCACTGATTATTGAAGACATCACCGCTCAGCTGGGTGGCTTTGTAGAAAAGAACGCCATTAAATCTGAAATTGCCCAAATTCACTTTGAAGCGATTGGCGATAATAAAAAACTAAAACTCACTGAATACACCGTAAATGGCGCATTGATCATTCGGGTGCCCAGCGAAAAAACCCAGGATTTTCTGCGCCAAATTGCGGGGCAAATCACCTTTTTAAATGAGCGTACTTTCCTCGCGCAAGATGCACAATTTGAGCTACTGAAACAAAGACTGGGCGTTCGCCGCAATCAGGAAACGCAAAGCCAAATGGGCAAAGCCGCCAAAAACAGTGGCAATGCAGAAGACAAAGCCATTGCAATTGATGCACAAGACAGCAGCAAACAAGCCAGAGACAACGCGATTATTCTGGAAAAAGAATTCGCCGATCAAGTGGCATTCAGCAAAATCACTTTATTTTTGGATCAGCCCTCACAGATCAATCAAACCGAAGTCAGCGATACAGAAGCCATCATCAAACAAGCCCGCCCAAACTTTTTCTACCGTATGGGGAAAGCAATTCAATCAGGCTGGTATTCGGGGCTGGACGCCAGTATCGAGCTGATGAAAATCTGGCCTTTATGGCTGGTGATTGCAGCGATTGCTTTATTAATACGCAAGTTTAGAAAAACTAAAAAAGTATCTGAAATAAAATCAGAGCATGAAACAAAAATAAGCGACGTAGAGTAA
- a CDS encoding LysR substrate-binding domain-containing protein, with translation MRPRLPSLSALRAFEAAARLKSFKLAAEALSVSPTAISHQIRILEDSLSCALFVRQTRKVDLSAEGELLYAATKEGFDCIAAGLERLRARQRSTVTLSATPAFTTKWLVPRMAAFQAAHPEIDLHIHASNQAVDLHSGAVDLAIRYGQGSYHDLLATRLLQDHFAPVASKQLHIRQLSDLSLHPLIHFDWHSPPPTHLTWTGWLQNAGISDLDSTAGIRYSEESHAIQAALAGQGVALLSLELVREEIAMGLLEAPLTPIVEGLAYHLVRSALKPAAAPVTLVEEWLIQAASTHPKEYSGL, from the coding sequence ATGAGACCCAGACTCCCCTCCCTTTCTGCCCTGCGTGCCTTTGAAGCAGCCGCGCGGTTAAAGAGCTTTAAGCTGGCAGCAGAAGCGCTGTCCGTCAGCCCCACTGCGATCAGCCACCAAATTCGAATACTGGAAGACAGCTTGTCTTGCGCGCTTTTTGTACGCCAAACGCGAAAAGTTGATTTGAGTGCCGAGGGTGAATTACTTTACGCCGCCACAAAAGAAGGCTTTGATTGCATTGCGGCGGGCCTTGAGCGCTTGCGGGCAAGACAGCGCAGCACAGTGACGCTTTCAGCAACGCCTGCCTTTACCACAAAATGGCTGGTGCCCCGCATGGCGGCGTTTCAAGCAGCGCATCCTGAAATCGATCTGCATATTCACGCATCAAATCAAGCTGTGGATTTGCACTCAGGTGCCGTTGATTTAGCCATTCGTTATGGCCAGGGCAGCTATCACGACTTACTGGCCACGCGACTACTGCAAGACCACTTTGCACCCGTTGCCAGCAAGCAACTGCACATCCGGCAGTTATCCGATTTAAGCCTGCATCCGCTGATTCACTTTGACTGGCACAGCCCGCCACCAACGCATTTAACATGGACGGGCTGGCTACAAAATGCAGGGATAAGCGATCTGGATAGCACAGCGGGTATTCGTTATTCAGAAGAAAGCCACGCCATCCAAGCCGCCCTTGCCGGGCAAGGCGTCGCGCTGCTGAGTTTAGAATTAGTCAGAGAAGAAATAGCAATGGGCCTGCTGGAAGCGCCTTTAACGCCGATCGTCGAAGGGCTGGCCTATCACCTTGTACGTTCGGCACTAAAACCAGCTGCTGCGCCTGTAACCCTCGTTGAAGAATGGTTGATACAAGCAGCGAGCACTCACCCAAAAGAATACTCAGGCCTGTAG
- a CDS encoding M48 family metalloprotease, translating into MKLRSIALTGLFTCLLAPAASAFDIGGLIKAGEQALQAATLSDTDVKSLANQACVQSDSESKIAPAKNKYSKRMDAIAKKLGTDINGQPVNYKVYLTNDVNAWAMANGCIRVYSGLMDLMTDDEVIGVVGHEMGHVALGHSKKAMQTAYAVAAARTAAGSSGNATVAQLNGSDLGEFTEGLINAQFSQSQESDADNFSFDVLTQKKLNREALASAFQKLEKLGGGEHSMLSSHPASADRAKNIQNRIASGK; encoded by the coding sequence ATGAAATTGCGCTCTATCGCCCTTACCGGCCTGTTTACCTGTTTATTAGCCCCTGCAGCCTCTGCTTTTGATATTGGCGGCCTGATCAAGGCGGGTGAGCAAGCTTTGCAAGCCGCTACACTTTCAGACACCGATGTTAAATCACTGGCAAATCAGGCTTGCGTACAAAGCGATTCCGAATCAAAAATTGCACCGGCTAAAAACAAATACAGCAAACGCATGGATGCGATTGCCAAAAAACTGGGCACGGATATCAACGGCCAACCTGTTAATTACAAAGTGTATTTAACCAACGATGTTAACGCATGGGCGATGGCAAATGGCTGCATCCGCGTATACAGCGGCCTGATGGATCTGATGACAGACGATGAAGTTATCGGCGTAGTGGGCCACGAAATGGGCCATGTGGCCCTAGGCCACTCCAAGAAAGCCATGCAAACCGCCTACGCTGTTGCTGCCGCACGCACCGCAGCGGGCTCATCCGGCAATGCCACCGTGGCCCAGCTCAATGGCTCTGATTTAGGCGAATTTACTGAAGGCCTGATCAATGCTCAATTCTCGCAATCGCAAGAATCAGACGCAGATAATTTCTCTTTTGATGTGTTAACACAGAAAAAATTAAACCGTGAAGCTCTTGCCTCTGCCTTCCAGAAACTGGAAAAACTGGGTGGCGGCGAGCACAGCATGCTGAGCTCGCACCCGGCATCTGCTGATCGCGCTAAAAACATCCAAAACCGCATCGCCAGCGGTAAATAA
- the tnpA gene encoding IS66-like element accessory protein TnpA produces MDAILPLQSTPRRSRRKHSPEFKSAVLAACHQPGVSVAAIARQYDLNDNIVHKWLADARRSTDPESSSLTNSRDVSPASPALTFIPIQIADTPTPASAPIRLHLRQGQRDLSVEWPADQAQACLALIQALLR; encoded by the coding sequence ATGGACGCTATACTCCCACTTCAATCAACACCCCGCAGGTCTCGTCGCAAGCACAGCCCCGAGTTTAAGTCCGCTGTGCTGGCGGCTTGTCACCAACCCGGTGTTTCAGTCGCAGCCATCGCGCGCCAATATGACCTCAACGATAACATCGTGCATAAATGGTTGGCCGATGCGCGCCGCAGTACAGATCCAGAGTCTTCGTCGTTAACGAATTCTCGTGACGTATCTCCAGCCTCACCAGCATTGACCTTCATACCGATCCAAATCGCTGATACGCCAACTCCAGCATCTGCACCAATTCGTTTGCACCTTCGCCAAGGTCAACGCGATTTAAGCGTTGAATGGCCCGCCGATCAGGCGCAAGCCTGTCTGGCTTTAATTCAGGCTTTGTTGCGATGA
- the tnpB gene encoding IS66 family insertion sequence element accessory protein TnpB (TnpB, as the term is used for proteins encoded by IS66 family insertion elements, is considered an accessory protein, since TnpC, encoded by a neighboring gene, is a DDE family transposase.), which produces MARRSGASLSGFNSGFVAMIHPEQVFLLITPIDMRWSIERLSLLVQQTLGRSPCDGTAYGFTNRSHSRLKLLIWDGNGVWLCQRRLHSGRFHWPTLGEATFTMPREQWHWLVSGVDWQRLCATPPSHWQV; this is translated from the coding sequence ATGGCCCGCCGATCAGGCGCAAGCCTGTCTGGCTTTAATTCAGGCTTTGTTGCGATGATTCACCCCGAACAGGTCTTCTTGCTGATCACGCCCATCGATATGCGCTGGAGTATCGAACGTCTGTCATTGCTGGTGCAACAAACGCTGGGGCGCTCACCCTGTGATGGCACTGCCTATGGGTTTACCAATCGATCCCATTCGCGACTGAAGTTATTAATCTGGGATGGCAATGGCGTCTGGCTCTGCCAGCGCCGTTTACACTCTGGGCGTTTCCACTGGCCGACTTTGGGTGAGGCTACTTTTACAATGCCCAGAGAACAATGGCATTGGCTCGTCAGCGGTGTGGATTGGCAACGTTTGTGCGCTACGCCGCCAAGTCATTGGCAGGTCTAG
- a CDS encoding Lrp/AsnC family transcriptional regulator, protein MTSITALDELDKRILQQLQQDSSLSNQDLAAKVHASPPTCLRRVKRLIDAGVIAKQVAILAPEKVGAGLTAIVEITLDVQTSEKMQEFEQLAATEKTVQQCYRVSPGPDFVLIIQVADMNAYHQLAHRLFATQSNIRNVRSFFSMFRSKFETYLAL, encoded by the coding sequence ATGACGTCCATTACGGCTTTAGACGAGCTGGATAAGCGCATCTTGCAACAATTACAGCAAGATTCTTCATTAAGTAATCAAGATCTGGCCGCCAAGGTGCACGCCTCGCCGCCCACCTGTTTACGCCGGGTTAAGCGTTTAATCGATGCAGGCGTGATTGCCAAGCAGGTGGCGATTTTAGCGCCAGAAAAAGTAGGCGCAGGCTTAACAGCCATCGTTGAAATTACGCTGGATGTGCAGACATCTGAAAAGATGCAGGAGTTTGAGCAGCTCGCCGCCACCGAAAAAACCGTGCAGCAATGTTATCGTGTCTCGCCGGGGCCGGATTTTGTGCTGATTATTCAGGTGGCAGATATGAACGCTTATCACCAGCTGGCCCATCGCCTGTTTGCCACCCAATCGAATATCCGCAATGTAAGAAGCTTTTTTTCGATGTTCAGAAGTAAGTTTGAGACGTATTTGGCGTTGTAA
- the glmS gene encoding glutamine--fructose-6-phosphate transaminase (isomerizing), whose translation MCGIVGAVAQRNITPILLEGLKRLEYRGYDSCGVALHVDGKLQRSRSTSRVTELQAQIDQTGLAGFTGIAHTRWATHGVPSSANAHPHFSKERIALVHNGIIENHEELRAELTSAGYAFESQTDTEVIAHLIDHLYHGDLFESVQQAVKRLTGAFAIAVFCRDEPHRVVGARLGSPLIVGVGQGENFIASDAMALAGITDQIIYLEEGDVVDLQLQKCWIVDSQGKPAQRKVRTVHAHSGAAELGPYRHYMQKEIFEQPRAIADTLEGVANIMPELFGDKAYGIFKEIDSVLILACGTSYYAGLTAKYWIESIAKITVNVEIASEYRYRDSVPNPKSLVVTISQSGETADTLAALKHARNQGMFHTLTVCNVATSAMVRECELAYITHAGVEVGVASTKAFTTQLAALFLLALSLAQIKGRLSDAQEAEHIKAMRHLPVAISAVLALEPQIIAWAEQFAAKENALFLGRGLHYPIAMEGALKLKEISYIHAEAYPAGELKHGPLALVTKEMPVVTVAPNDTLIEKLKSNMQEVRARGGELYVFADADSRITASEGVHVIRLPEHYGLLSPILHTVPLQLLAYHTALARGTDVDKPRNLAKSVTVE comes from the coding sequence ATGTGCGGTATTGTCGGTGCAGTTGCTCAGCGTAATATCACCCCTATTTTGCTGGAAGGGCTTAAGCGGCTTGAATACCGTGGCTACGATTCCTGCGGCGTGGCCTTGCATGTGGATGGCAAGCTGCAACGCTCGCGCAGCACATCCCGCGTCACCGAGCTGCAAGCGCAAATCGATCAAACCGGCTTAGCAGGCTTTACTGGCATTGCCCACACCCGCTGGGCCACCCACGGCGTGCCTTCATCGGCCAATGCTCACCCGCATTTTTCTAAAGAACGCATTGCGCTGGTGCACAACGGCATTATCGAAAACCACGAAGAGCTGCGCGCCGAGCTGACCTCCGCTGGCTATGCATTTGAAAGCCAGACCGATACCGAGGTGATCGCCCATCTGATTGATCATCTTTACCATGGCGATTTATTTGAAAGCGTGCAGCAAGCAGTGAAACGCTTAACTGGCGCTTTTGCCATTGCCGTATTTTGCCGCGACGAGCCGCACCGCGTGGTCGGCGCACGTCTAGGTTCCCCCCTGATTGTGGGCGTAGGCCAGGGTGAAAACTTTATTGCCTCAGATGCCATGGCGCTGGCAGGGATCACCGACCAGATTATTTATCTGGAAGAAGGCGATGTAGTTGATCTGCAATTACAAAAATGCTGGATTGTGGACAGCCAAGGCAAACCAGCACAGCGAAAAGTGCGTACCGTACACGCCCACAGCGGCGCGGCCGAGCTGGGCCCTTACCGCCATTACATGCAAAAAGAGATTTTTGAGCAGCCACGCGCCATTGCCGACACGCTAGAGGGTGTTGCCAATATCATGCCCGAGCTGTTTGGCGATAAAGCCTATGGCATTTTTAAAGAAATTGATTCCGTACTGATTCTGGCCTGCGGCACCAGCTATTACGCCGGTCTCACCGCAAAATACTGGATAGAATCCATCGCCAAAATTACGGTGAATGTAGAAATCGCCAGCGAATACCGCTATCGCGATAGCGTACCTAATCCTAAAAGCCTAGTGGTAACCATTAGCCAGAGCGGCGAAACCGCCGACACCCTGGCCGCGCTCAAACACGCCCGCAATCAGGGCATGTTTCACACCCTTACTGTGTGCAATGTGGCCACCAGCGCCATGGTGCGCGAATGCGAGCTGGCCTATATCACCCATGCCGGGGTAGAAGTCGGCGTGGCCTCCACCAAAGCCTTTACCACCCAACTGGCGGCGCTATTCTTACTGGCGCTGTCTTTAGCGCAAATCAAGGGCAGATTGAGCGACGCGCAAGAAGCCGAGCACATCAAAGCCATGCGTCACCTGCCCGTTGCCATCAGCGCTGTGCTGGCGCTGGAGCCGCAAATCATTGCATGGGCCGAGCAATTTGCAGCCAAAGAAAACGCCCTCTTCCTAGGCCGCGGCCTGCACTACCCGATCGCCATGGAAGGCGCGCTTAAGCTCAAAGAAATATCCTATATCCACGCCGAAGCCTACCCCGCTGGCGAGCTGAAACACGGCCCACTGGCGCTGGTGACCAAAGAAATGCCTGTCGTTACCGTGGCCCCCAACGACACCCTGATCGAAAAGCTCAAATCCAATATGCAGGAAGTACGCGCCCGTGGTGGCGAGTTGTATGTATTTGCCGACGCCGATTCACGCATCACCGCCAGCGAAGGCGTGCACGTCATCCGCCTGCCCGAACACTACGGCCTGCTCTCCCCCATCCTGCACACCGTACCCTTACAACTACTGGCCTACCACACCGCACTGGCACGCGGCACGGATGTAGATAAGCCGAGGAATTTGGCTAAGAGCGTTACGGTGGAGTGA